From a single Brettanomyces bruxellensis chromosome 7, complete sequence genomic region:
- a CDS encoding uncharacterized protein (BUSCO:EOG09262YQG), which translates to MGFLDSHAHTAVSSTINKLIEQTDPNGDDGIMEAEIGNLLDMIRLQKDPIESGPTEAARAIRKKLKYGSISAQINALNLLNLLVANGGEGRMALLYNDRKLLDRMVKTVSPYTGDASIDRRVVRKARELVLAWKEEYEDDDSRESLADLYGRCGLGRKSGRVATRESVPDFMNDEADESSGFDTRIGSRLDDEVDEESVGGPSEFRGSSYRSENPKRGVTRRKTNKELDKQFKIPRIDYEKETPRIYKIIAEANVLSINLEDSLRVLKPGELSIHSEKANKCFDECRLIRRRILRYLQLVDKEELLSALLKCNDDLVACLKHYADLSEPAEARRSAAGNADASTDDDSLSDYETDESLDDGLGAQFRDADIAPIDASNDRRDSVSSDSSLKRVPVKSAAPGRPAKPLAFRVKRGKREKPAAEPSVRRETEVDDADPFSDDNKVDRGSSWI; encoded by the coding sequence ATGGGATTTTTAGACAGCCATGCACACACAGCAGTGTCATCAACAATCAATAAGCTTATTGAGCAGACGGATCCAAACGGAGATGACGGAATTATGGAGGCGGAAATCGGAAATCTTCTAGATATGATTCGTCTTCAAAAAGATCCGATCGAATCCGGACCTACGGAAGCAGCAAGAGCAATCCGGAAAAAACTCAAGTATGGATCAATAAGCGCCCAGATAAACGCCCTCAACTTGCTCAACTTGCTAGTGGCAAACGGTGGGGAGGGCAGAATGGCCCTTTTGTACAATGACCGGAAGCTTCTAGACAGAATGGTGAAGACGGTGTCGCCGTACACGggcgacgcgtcgatcgaccgCAGAGTCGTCCGCAAAGCGAGAGAGCTTGTTTTGGCGTGGAAGGAGGAGTATGAGGATGACGACTCGCGTGAGTCTCTTGCAGATCTTTATGGTAGATGTGGCCTAGGTCGGAAATCCGGCCGGGTTGCAACCAGAGAGTCAGTTCCAGACTTTATGAATGATGAAGCAGATGAAAGTTCGGGATTCGACACTCGGATCGGGTCTCGTCTGGACGATGAAGTCGATGAGGAGTCGGTAGGCGGGCCGTCGGAGTTTAGAGGGTCTTCGTACAGGTCTGAAAATCCAAAGAGAGGTGTAACTCGCCGGAAAACGAATAAAGAGTTGGATAAACAGTTCAAAATTCCAAGAATCGATTACGAGAAGGAAACCCCACGCATATATAAGATTATTGCAGAGGCGAATGTTCTTTCGATCAATCTCGAGGACTCGTTGCGCGTTCTTAAGCCGGGTGAATTGTCGATTCACTCCGAAAAGGCTAACAAGTGCTTTGACGAGTGTAGATTGATCCGGCGGAGAATCCTCCGGTATCTCCAGCTTGTGGACAAGGAGGAGCTCCTCAGTGCACTCTTGAAGTGCAACGATGATCTTGTTGCGTGCTTAAAACACTATGCTGACTTAAGTGAGCCTGCTGAAGCCAGAAGAAGTGCTGCTGGAAACGCCGACGCGTCGACAGACGACGATTCCTTGTCTGACTACGAGACCGACGAGTCGCTGGACGACGGCCTGGGCGCGCAGTTCCGGGACGCCGACATCGcgccgatcgacgcgtcgaacGACCGCCGCGACTCCGTTTCCTCTGACTCGTCTTTGAAACGTGTTCCTGTCAAATCTGCTGCCCCTGGGCGTCCTGCCAAGCCTCTGGCCTTCCGGGTGAAGCGGGGGAAGAGAGAGAAGCCGGCGGCTGAGCCGTCGGTACGTCGGGAAACCgaagttgatgatgctGATCCATTTAGTGATGATAACAAGGTTGATAGAGGCAGCTCCTGGATATGA